A genomic stretch from Pseudoliparis swirei isolate HS2019 ecotype Mariana Trench chromosome 18, NWPU_hadal_v1, whole genome shotgun sequence includes:
- the ppp4r1l gene encoding serine/threonine-protein phosphatase 4 regulatory subunit 1 isoform X4 has protein sequence MPSVRMSSIEPTVRAELMEQVPNIAMFLHESRPNFPAAFSRYLVPIVVRYLTDPNNQVRKTSQAALLVLLEQGLISKADMETKVCPVLLDLTEPSSDDDYKIEAVSMMCKVVTMLSKDTVEHLLLPRFCDLCSDARLFQVRKVCAANFGEFCSIVGQEATEKLLMPKFFDLCSDSLWGIRKACAECFMMVSNCTSPEVRRAKLSPLFISLISDQSRWVRQAAFQSLGRFISTFANPCSTGLHFRGDGGRLEVPRCTLASDCSLNSLNCSEINVRHAGRTIAHTPPNQDGRATPSPEHVSTADGEDTRSFDDHYTSVPREMRGGGGFARPLSNSNASPTTTNNARNTKDTEHRDENFNSFNYWRSPLPDISGDLEMLNSDESEEMMEQKERKEEELDFPDSKSSPGKATSDQIQKVLDCLQPHIDDPDVQAQVQVLSAALKAAQLDSTDDDDDDGVESPSVEVTSVEVQSASEESPTEEEPTMKPPAASESSPVQEQGDEETQTEDQEESPPDSPILESELIESVEEEEEEEEEDDEEKEGKEDSAHSPVFEDKPKIQNVIPQQLLDQYLSMTDPARAQTVDTEIAKHCAFSLPGVALTLGRQNWHCLKDTYETLATDVQWKVRRTLAFSIHELAVILGDQLTAADLVPIFNGFLKDLDEVRIGVLKHLYDFLKLLHADKRREYLYQLQEFMVTDNSRNWRFRYELSEQLILIIELYSHYDVYDYLRQIALTLCSDKVSDVRWISYKLVVEILQKLYACGADDLGLNFINELTVRFCHCPKWVGRQAFAFICQAIVEEDCMPMEQFGQHLLPSLLSLSSDPVANVRVLVAKALRQSVMEKGEDEFMIFTTWSSVLILPINQSLFLQMLLKHGTTAFVGFYLVHCLKSSK, from the exons ATGCCTTCAGTGAGAATGTCTTCAATAG AGCCCACAGTGCGAGCCGAACTGATGGAGCAGGTCCCCAACATTGCCATGTTCTTGCACGAGAGTCGGCCCAACTTCCCAGCAGCTTTCTCAAGATACTTGGTCCCCATTGTCGTGCGATATCTCACTGATCCAAATAACCAG GTGCGGAAGACCAGCCAGGCGGCGCTGCTCGTTCTGTTGGAGCAGGGCCTCATCTCTAAAGCTGATATGGAGACCAAAGTCTGTCCAGTTCTACTCGACCTCACAGAACCCAGCAGTGATGATGACTACAAAATCGAGGCAGTCTCT ATGATGTGTAAAGTCGTCACCATGCTGAGCAAAGACACAGTGGAGCATCTCCTGCTGCCGCGGTTCTGTGACCTGTGCAGCGACGCCAGGCTCTTTCAAGTCCGCAAG GTCTGTGCTGCAAATTTCGGAGAGTTTTGTTCTATTGTCGGTCAGGAGGCCACAGAAAAACTACTG atGCCCAAGTTCTTCGATCTGTGCTCGGACAGTCTGTGGGGCATCAGGAAAGCCTGTGCCGAGTGCTTCATGATGGTCTCCAATTGTACCTCTCCAGAGGTGCGACGTGCAAAACTGTCCCCCCTGTTCATCAGCCTCATCAGTGACCAGTCTCGCTGG GTGCGACAGGCTGCTTTTCAGTCCCTGGGGCGTTTCATCTCCACCTTCGCCAACCCGTGCAGCACAGGCCTTCACTTCAGAGGGGATGGCGGCCGACTCGAGGTCCCCAGGTGTACATTGGCCAG CGACTGCTCCCTAAACTCTCTGAACTGCTCCGAGATTAACGTCCGCCACGCGGGAAGAACCATCGCTCACACGCCTCCCAACCAGGACGGCCGCGCCACCCCGTCCCCAGAGCACGTGTCGACAGCCGACGGCGAGGACACGCGCAGCTTTGACGACCACTACACTTCGGTTCCCCGAGAgatgcgcggcggcggcggcttcgCCCGCCCGCTCTCCAACAGCAACGCTAGCCCTACGACCACAAACAATGCTCGGAACACAAAAGACACGGAGCACAGAGACGAGAACTTTAATTCCTTTAACTATTGGAGATCTCCTTTACCAGACATAAGTGGGGACCTGGAAATGTTAAATAGTGATGAATcggaggagatgatggagcagaaggaaaggaaagaggaggaactcGATTTCCCTGATTCCAAGTCCAGCCCTGGCAAAGCGACCAGTGACCAGATCCAGAAGGTCTTGGACTGTTTGCAACCGCACATTGATGACCCGGATGTACAAG CTCAAGTCCAGGTGTTGTCAGCCGCTCTGAAGGCAGCCCAGCTCGACAGCacagacgacgacgacgacgacggcgTCGAGAGCCCGTCTGTGGAGGTCACATCTGTGGAGGTTCAGTCTGCGAGTGAAGAGAGTCCCACAGAAGAGGAGCCAACGATGAAGCCTCCTGCAGCCTCGGAGTCCAGCCCTGTCCAGGAGCAAGGGGACGAGGAGACGCAGACGGAGGACCAGGAAGAGTCTCCTCCCGACTCGCCTATTCTG GAGTCTGAACTGATTGagagtgtggaggaggaggaagaggaggaggaggaggacgacgaggaaaaggaaggaaaggaagactCTGCTCACAGCCCCGTGTTTGAGGATAAGCCCAAGATCCAG AACGTCATTCCCCAGCAGCTGTTGGACCAGTACCTCTCTATGACGGACCCGGCCCGAGCGCAGACAGTGGATACAGAAATAGCCAAACACTGTGCCTTCAGCCTGCCGGGGGTAGCGCTCACTCTGGGACGGCAGAACTGGCACTGCCTCAAGGACACGTATGAAACCCTCGCTACCGATGTGCAG TGGAAGGTGCGGCGTACGCTGGCGTTCTCCATCCACGAGCTGGCGGTCATCCTGGGCGACCAGCTGACCGCAGCCGACCTGGTGCCCATCTTCAACGGCTTCCTCAAAGACCTGGACGAGGTCCGCATCGGCGTGCTCAAACACCTCTACGACTTCCTCAAG CTGCTGCACGCAGACAAGAGGAGAGAGTAtctctaccagctgcaggagttCATGGTGACGGACAACAGTCGCAACTGGAGATTCCGATACGAGCTGTCAGA GCAGCTGATCCTGATCATCGAGTTGTACAGCCACTACGACGTGTATGACTACCTCAGACAGATAGCACTCACTCTCTGCTCCGACAAGGTCTCCGATGTCAGGTGGATCTCGTACAAGCTG GTGGTGGAGATCCTCCAGAAGCTGTATGCGTGTGGAGCCGACGACCTGGGCCTGAACTTCATCAACGAGCTCACCGTGAGGTTCTGCCACTGTCCCAAGTGGGTGGGGCGGCAGGCCTTCGCCTTCATCTGCCAG GCCATCGTGGAGGAGGACTGCATGCCCATGGAGCAGTTTGGGCAGCACCTCTTGCCCAGCCTGCTCAGCCTCTCCTCAGACCCGGTGGCCAACGTCCGCGTGCTGGTGGCCAAGGCTCTGAGGCAGAGCGTCATGGAGAAAGGTGAAGATGAATTCATGATATTCACGACGTGGTCTTCTGTACTTATACTTCCAATAAATCAAAGCCTTTTTTTGCAAATGCTACTTAAACATGGCACAACTGCATTTGTTGGCTTTTATCTAGTACATTGTCTAAAATCATCTAAATAG